The following proteins are encoded in a genomic region of Peromyscus maniculatus bairdii isolate BWxNUB_F1_BW_parent chromosome 12, HU_Pman_BW_mat_3.1, whole genome shotgun sequence:
- the Ypel1 gene encoding protein yippee-like 1 isoform X1 translates to MGAADRAADRRAACFFCQRVRQSHSSSSAGPELRDERPADMVKMTKSKTFQAYLPHCHRTYSCIHCRAHLANHDELISKSFQGSQGRAYLFNSVVNVGCGPAEERVLLTGLHAVADIYCENCKTTLGWKYEHAFESSQKYKEGKFIIELAHMIKDNGWE, encoded by the exons TGTTTCTTCTGTCAGAGAGTCCGACAGAGCCATAGTTCCTCCAGTGCTGGCCCGGAGCTGAGGGACGAGCGCCCAGCAGACATGGTGAAAATGACCAAGTCCAAGACTTTCCAAGCTTACCTGCCACACTGTCACAGGACGTACAGCTGTATCCACTGCAGAGCCCATCTGGCCAACCACGATGAGCTCATCTCCAAG TCCTTTCAGGGGAGTCAGGGACGAGCCTACCTCTTCAACTCGGT GGTGAATGTGGGCTGCGGCCCCGCTGAGGAGAGAGTCCTTCTAACCGGGCTGCATGCAGTGGCCGACATCTACTGTGAGAACTGCAAGACGACACTCGGGTGGAAATAC GAGCATGCCTTTGAGAGCAGTCAGAAGTACAAAGAAGGAAAATTTATTATTGAACTTGCCCACATGATCAAAGACAATGGCTGGGAGTAA
- the Ppil2 gene encoding RING-type E3 ubiquitin-protein ligase PPIL2 isoform X2, whose amino-acid sequence MKVIDPDEEKAKQDPSYYLKNTNAETRETLQELYRDFKGDEVLAATMKAPEKRKADPLNAAHYSTGKVSASFTSTAMVPETTHEAAVIDEDVLRYQFVKKKGYVRLHTNKGDLNLELHCDLTPKTCENFIKLCKKQYYDGTIFHRSIRNFVIQGGDPTGTGTGGESYWGKPFKDEFRPNLSHAGRGVLSMANSGPNTNKSQFFITFRSCAYLDKKHTIFGRVVGGFDTLTAMENVESDPKTDRPKEEVCICTTTVFVDPYEEADAQIAQERKKTQQQVDPEAKVKSQPPPGNQGPQTYRQGVGKYINPAATKRAAEEEPSTSTAVPTAKKKPSRGFGDFSSW is encoded by the exons ATGAAAGTCATAGATCCAG ATGAGGAAAAGGCCAAACAGGACCCGTCTTACTATTTGAAAAATACCAATGCTGAGACCCGAGAGACGCTGCAGGAGCTCTACAGAGACTTCAAAGGAGACGAGGTGTTAGCAGCCACCATGAAGGcacctgagaagaggaaggcgGACCCCCTGAATGCC GCCCACTATTCCACAGGAAAGGTCAGTGCGTCCTTCACCTCCACTGCCATGGTGCCTGAGACCACGCATGAAGCAG CTGTCATTGATGAAGATGTCCTGCGCTACCAATTTGTGAAGAAGAAGGGCTATGTGAGGCTCCACACCAACAAGGGTGACCTTAACCTAGAGCTGCACTGTGACCTG ACACCAAAAACCTGTGAAAACTTCATCAAGCTCTGCAAGAAACAGTATTATGACGGTACCATCTTTCACAGGTCCATCAGGAACTTTGTG atccAGGGCGGTGACCCGACAGGTACAGGCACAG GGGGAGAATCGTACTGGGGCAAGCCTTTCAAAGATGAGTTCCGCCCCAACCTTTCACACGCCGGCCGTGGGGTGCTCAGCATGGCCAACTCGGGGCCCAACACCAACAAGTCTCAGTT CTTCATCACGTTCCGCTCCTGCGCTTACCTGGATAAGAAGCATACCATCTTCGGACG GGTTGTTGGGGGTTTTGACACGCTGACAGCTATGGAGAATGTGGAGAGTGACCCCAAAACTGACCGTCCTAAG GAGGAAGTATGTATATGCACAACCACAGTGTTTGTGGACCCCTATGAGGAGGCTGATGCTCAG ATTGCTCAGGAGCGGAAGAAGACACAGCAGCAAGTGGATCCAGAGGCCAAGGTCAAGAGCCAGCCCCCGCCTGGAAACCAGGGCCCCCAGACATACCGCCAGGGGGTCGGCAAGTACATCAACCCAGCAGCCAC GAAGCGAGCGGCAGAGGAGGAACCATCAACCAGCACAGCTGTCCCCACGGCCAAGAAGAAGCCCAGCCGGGGCTTTGGGGACTTCAGCTCCTGGTAG
- the Ypel1 gene encoding protein yippee-like 1 isoform X2 — MVKMTKSKTFQAYLPHCHRTYSCIHCRAHLANHDELISKSFQGSQGRAYLFNSVVNVGCGPAEERVLLTGLHAVADIYCENCKTTLGWKYEHAFESSQKYKEGKFIIELAHMIKDNGWE; from the exons ATGGTGAAAATGACCAAGTCCAAGACTTTCCAAGCTTACCTGCCACACTGTCACAGGACGTACAGCTGTATCCACTGCAGAGCCCATCTGGCCAACCACGATGAGCTCATCTCCAAG TCCTTTCAGGGGAGTCAGGGACGAGCCTACCTCTTCAACTCGGT GGTGAATGTGGGCTGCGGCCCCGCTGAGGAGAGAGTCCTTCTAACCGGGCTGCATGCAGTGGCCGACATCTACTGTGAGAACTGCAAGACGACACTCGGGTGGAAATAC GAGCATGCCTTTGAGAGCAGTCAGAAGTACAAAGAAGGAAAATTTATTATTGAACTTGCCCACATGATCAAAGACAATGGCTGGGAGTAA